A window of the Candidatus Rokuibacteriota bacterium genome harbors these coding sequences:
- a CDS encoding type II toxin-antitoxin system HicB family antitoxin encodes MGQDRSLDVYKIVLYRQGDGSWVAEVPAIAGCYALMPTREEALAELSHVFNMIAEEFLERGTQLPEDTTEIVNA; translated from the coding sequence ATGGGTCAGGACAGGAGCCTGGACGTCTACAAGATCGTCCTTTATCGCCAGGGCGACGGATCCTGGGTCGCCGAGGTACCGGCCATCGCGGGGTGTTACGCGCTGATGCCGACCCGCGAGGAGGCCTTGGCGGAGCTGAGCCACGTCTTCAACATGATCGCCGAGGAATTCCTCGAGCGAGGAACCCAGCTCCCCGAGGACACCACCGAAATCGTGAATGCCTAG
- a CDS encoding DUF433 domain-containing protein, which yields MMQLSQVVQSNPDILGGTPVFVGTRVPVQSLFDHLEGGDTLDEFLHQFPSVKREQAIAALDLARDSLLAGARPS from the coding sequence ATGATGCAGTTGAGCCAAGTCGTCCAGAGCAATCCAGACATCCTCGGTGGCACCCCCGTCTTTGTCGGCACGCGGGTCCCGGTGCAATCGCTCTTCGATCATTTGGAAGGTGGCGATACTCTCGACGAGTTTCTTCACCAATTTCCTTCCGTGAAGCGCGAACAGGCCATCGCCGCACTCGACCTGGCCCGCGACTCGCTCCTGGCTGGTGCGCGTCCTTCTTGA
- a CDS encoding DUF433 domain-containing protein, protein MDYRRVITIEPGKRGGKPCIRGLRITVYDVLDYLASGMSEAEILRDFPDLTADDLRACLAFAADRERKLDSVPPE, encoded by the coding sequence ATGGACTATCGGCGTGTGATCACCATCGAGCCGGGCAAGCGCGGGGGGAAGCCCTGCATCCGTGGGCTGCGGATCACGGTCTATGACGTGCTGGACTATCTCGCCTCTGGAATGTCCGAGGCTGAGATTCTCCGGGACTTCCCTGACCTCACCGCGGACGATCTGCGCGCCTGCCTGGCCTTTGCCGCCGATCGAGAGCGCAAGCTGGACTCGGTCCCGCCTGAGTGA
- a CDS encoding type II toxin-antitoxin system HicA family toxin has protein sequence MPSATALDFQRVARRLGFVRRRQTGSHERWNHPDG, from the coding sequence ATGCCTAGCGCCACTGCGCTGGACTTCCAGCGAGTGGCGCGCCGGCTTGGGTTCGTCCGGCGGCGCCAGACGGGAAGCCACGAGCGGTGGAATCACCCTGACGGTTGA
- a CDS encoding DUF5615 family PIN-like protein encodes MKLLLDQNLSPRLLQELSVLYTGSTDVRDVGLERADDESVWRYAAEHTFVIVTKDADFRQRSFLFGTPPKVIWIRHGNSSTDDILGLLRVHQPAILAFNEDPETAFLALG; translated from the coding sequence GTGAAGCTGCTCCTCGACCAAAATCTCTCCCCACGGCTGCTCCAGGAATTGTCGGTCCTCTACACCGGGTCGACGGACGTTCGCGACGTTGGGCTGGAACGCGCGGACGACGAGTCCGTCTGGCGATACGCGGCCGAACACACCTTCGTCATCGTCACCAAAGATGCGGATTTTCGCCAGCGGAGCTTCCTGTTTGGAACACCCCCAAAGGTGATCTGGATTCGTCACGGGAACTCGTCGACTGACGACATCTTGGGGTTGCTTCGGGTCCACCAGCCCGCGATCCTCGCATTCAACGAGGACCCCGAGACGGCGTTCCTCGCCCTCGGTTGA
- a CDS encoding ribbon-helix-helix domain-containing protein, with the protein MSHTITVRVPKELAAWLEQVAAKTGVPQGKIVRDQLERAKAGSPRQSFMRLAGSVRGPRDLSSRKGFARS; encoded by the coding sequence ATGAGCCATACGATCACCGTTCGTGTTCCCAAGGAGCTTGCGGCTTGGCTGGAGCAGGTCGCGGCGAAGACCGGCGTTCCCCAGGGCAAGATTGTTCGCGACCAGCTCGAGAGGGCCAAGGCCGGGAGCCCCCGGCAGTCGTTCATGCGGCTGGCCGGCTCGGTTCGGGGCCCGCGGGACCTGTCCTCCCGTAAGGGGTTCGCGCGTTCGTGA
- a CDS encoding ABC transporter permease subunit, protein MRISPWLPSRCCPRNKEYRSSSSERRRILWDTLVKLPPRPPICRECALWDLRTWPETVIMRLTDILMAFPYILLAIAIVAGLGPGLRNAMIATAIVGFPIYTRLVRGIVLSVRGREFVEAARALGSPDRLILVRHIVPQLISPVVVAFSLDVGAKILAAAGLSFLGLGAEARRLGTAVGRVYRDGKTLTPDQGGAAKTREMTQAVLAAYQNPPPLERRVSRTGVSTFPA, encoded by the coding sequence ATGCGGATCTCCCCATGGCTTCCCTCGAGATGCTGTCCTCGTAACAAAGAATACCGCAGTTCGTCTTCGGAGCGAAGACGTATCCTTTGGGACACACTAGTGAAGCTTCCCCCTCGACCGCCAATCTGCCGAGAATGCGCTTTGTGGGATCTACGCACCTGGCCCGAGACGGTCATCATGCGGCTCACCGATATCCTGATGGCCTTCCCGTATATCCTGCTGGCGATCGCCATCGTGGCGGGCCTGGGCCCGGGCCTGCGCAACGCGATGATCGCCACCGCCATCGTGGGTTTCCCCATCTACACGCGCCTCGTGCGCGGCATCGTGCTCTCCGTCCGCGGGCGCGAGTTCGTGGAGGCCGCGCGGGCGCTCGGCAGCCCCGATCGCCTGATCCTCGTCCGCCACATCGTGCCGCAGCTCATCTCGCCCGTGGTCGTGGCCTTCAGCCTGGATGTGGGCGCGAAGATCCTGGCGGCGGCGGGGCTGTCCTTCCTGGGCCTGGGCGCCGAGGCCCGGCGGCTGGGGACCGCGGTAGGTCGCGTCTACCGCGACGGCAAGACGCTGACGCCCGACCAGGGGGGCGCGGCGAAGACGCGCGAGATGACACAGGCCGTGCTGGCGGCGTATCAAAACCCGCCGCCGCTCGAGCGGCGCGTCTCCAGGACGGGGGTGAGCACCTTTCCCGCCTGA
- a CDS encoding pilus assembly protein encodes MAEQVSEPLLTCEAVLAETGFHLRSVSVVLAMLQEGLIALAFDCREHIPQLAALAKRYADRQPDLADLCLVRMSELYPGHSVLTVDRADFRVYRRNKRETIPLICPPAL; translated from the coding sequence GTGGCTGAGCAGGTCAGCGAGCCCCTCTTGACCTGTGAGGCGGTCCTGGCAGAAACGGGGTTTCACCTGCGAAGCGTTTCGGTCGTCCTCGCGATGCTGCAGGAGGGGCTCATTGCTCTGGCCTTCGACTGCCGGGAGCACATCCCCCAGCTCGCCGCGCTCGCCAAGCGATACGCCGATCGGCAGCCCGACCTCGCGGACCTCTGCCTCGTTCGCATGAGCGAGCTCTATCCCGGCCACAGCGTGCTCACCGTTGACCGCGCTGACTTCCGCGTCTACCGGCGCAACAAGCGCGAGACCATCCCCTTAATCTGCCCACCGGCTCTCTGA